In Myripristis murdjan chromosome 5, fMyrMur1.1, whole genome shotgun sequence, the genomic stretch tgacctctaACATATTTAGGTAATATATCTCCTCAGAATTGGTGTGGTACTACACAGCATTCACACTTGTAGCACTCATACtatcttctcctcagctgagcaTCAATAAACATCCTTTAGCGTAAGACATCACAGTCTCCTGAAAATCTCCCTCACTCTGAGAGATGACCAGAACCTCGGTCTTTTCCATCACAGTTATAGACCTTTCATCAGTAAACATGCAATTCATCAAACACATTGACCGATATGTAGGCCtactgggaaaaaaagtaaggtgtgttttgtttccagaCTCAAACCCAGTCCCTTTGCATGTCCTCGCTCTGTGTGAGGTCTTACCATCCTACCATGTCAATGTGAACTTTCTGTATGTTTGTTGCACTTGGTGGACTTGGTGTTTCCAATCACTGTTTTAGATATGGGTGCAGACGAACCaatggaggtggaggaagaagaCCTCCTTGAAATTGCAGAGGAAGCAGATCTGATCCAGGCAGAACGAATGATTGAAGACAACTATCATCACAGAGAtgaggaaaggaagagggatATGAGGAAGGCCATCAGAGAAGTAGAAGAATTGATGCTGGCTATGAACCTTGAAAAAACCGTAATACAGGCTGAGCAGAGTAATGAGGAATTTCAGGTACAATCTCCTGATTTGAACTCTTGTCTTATCTACAGCATACTGATGTAGTTGCAAGCTTATGCAGATTTTTATATCTTAATGCTCACCACAGTCTTGCACTGATCAATAGTGTGCCACACCTCTGAGGGAGGTTAAGTGTCTTGCATAAGAGCCCCCCCCCCACTACCACCATAGTTGTGTATGTACATCTCTGATACATctctgaaaactgttttttgtttgtttgtttgttttttaaacagacTGAGATAcgacattgttttattttaagcagTGTTAAACACAAAATTGCCCCCTAATTATCTAGAATTTAATCCAGATTGAATTGTGGATGAACTGAGAATCTGGTTAAGATTGATTTCAAACTTCCTGTTTGTTCAGATGCAACGGGTCCAGAAgaaaagaatgaagaaaaaaatcaggaaagaGCTCAGTCAGAGCTCAGCTATGACTGAAACAGAGGAACGCACCATCTTGGATGTCTGGACCCTCAATCTGCAAGACAGATGGAGGCTGTATCGGTAgtcctgtttttctgttacACTTTACTTTACACTTTTTATGCCCCTCTTTCTTGACCCCTATTTCTCTGCTGTCCCACAATGCTTCCCCCCTATTGTTTTATTCCACCTCCCTTACATTTCTCTCCTCCTTACTATAGCTTctctccatttcattttttcctccttcctcccttctgttttctccctcactcccttTCCTCCCTGAAGCAACCTCAGTCTGGAAGAACTACCGTCTATTCCCAGTGTGTATAATTAAGTCAACTAATCACCAGGAAAATGTATCCCAGAGGATCTTCTCACCTCAGAGAGCCAAGATATAACTCTAAATTTTTATCACCATGGAAACAAGATTGCAAAGACTCATGTTTACATTGTCTTAATTATCATTTGAACTAACAAATAGGGTAATTTCCTTCCAAGAGAGGTAAAATATGTTGTGCTATAATTTGTTTGACTAGACAGTACTATTAAGCAGCAAAACTCCTGTACTGTTGTTTTTGATCTCAGCTTTTAATTAGTCCACATGCTGTCCAAATAATGAAGGTGCTCAACTTCTCATATAGGTGAGCCGAATGTCATACTGTTTAACTATTCGTACTTTTTGTCTTCAGGTTGTGGGTGACGCGCTTCAGGGTAGAGCTTCGTACCAAAGCCCTAGAGTCTGAGCGAGCCTATCAGAATGCAGTAGACAGATTAGCTGATGTGCGGCGCCGTGAGAGCCTCTGCCTTCTCAAGGAAGCCAAGGTACAGTAATAGTTAGTAGCAATGTAATTTTTACAATGGTAAATAGTACCAATAGGGATTTTAGAAATGCAGTATCTACTGTTTGCTCAAacctttgggggaaaaaataaataattatggAAAAAGTAGCATTATCAACATTTAAAACTATAtttaacaatgtaaaataataaattctaATAGTTGCATCTGTCAAGGTGGAAGTTAAAATAGAATTtcatattgaaatattttttccttaTTGTAATTTATCAGTGGATTAAGTGGTCCAAAAATGAGTCAGACATGGGAATGATAGAGTGGTATAATCTGCAAGCTGAAGGTGCATCATTCACTCCATTTCACAAGAGCAGGCACGCTTAGTCTGAAGCCTCACTGAGAATTTGCTACTGTGCCAGCTCATGTTCAgtgcatgcatatttgtgtgcacatgcaccaGCACAGGATTTCACAAGATCAAGCATCAAACAGAGGAGATGTTGCACATCTTGCATTCTACCTTAGCCCACTAACAGCCTTTCTGTGGTTCGAATACACCTCCCTGCAGGAAAGTAGAGCCCAGCAACAGCCATTGCGTGTGGTCCCAGGAACCATGCAAGATGCTCTTGTCTCCAGAATTTTATCGCAGATCTTCAGTTttgactgtttgtttgctttagcTGCCTTCATGCTCCCTAATTAGTAAACAAGCTATAAATACACAATAGTCAAGATAGTAAACTGTAATATGGTCATGATAAATCCTGCTGCTAACTAATCAATAAATTATGTCATCCATAGCTGAATACATCCCTACacatctgtacatacaaacagtCTGTGTCGAGTTAGCTAGCCAAATTGCCTCAAGTTCTACCTTGATTTTCATGCATGCACGTTTCAACAACAGACGGAGGGACTTAGGAAAATTGAGTAATCTTGGGgagtttggaggaaaaaaaacatttttttatttatgtgttataAAAAAGTGATGTTTGATAAATAGATAAgttagataaataaaaagatgtgCTTAACTGGAGATGCCGTCATACGTTTGTCATCATTTAAGATAGCAGGTCTTGGTTTGGTATGGTATAATGACAGACTATCTGTCCATCAGGTCATTGGCATGACAACAACAGGGGCGGCCAAGTACCGGAAGGCTCTACAGGAAGTGCAGCCACGGCTGGTGATTGTAGAGGAGGCTGCAGAAGTCCTGGAGGCCCATACCATCACCACGCTGAGCCATGCCTGCCAGCACCTCATCCTCATAGGAGACCACCAGCAGGTAAGAACCCAGGAACACAAAGACAACATTTCTATAACTATAGGTGAGCCTGTATCTCAGGAGTTTGCACAAGATTACTTGCGCAGTGGTGTTTTTTAATAAGCCTTAGACTGAAGTTACTCCATTTAGGTCCTGTGTTGAAAATTTAAACAACCATTGTCGTgaggaattgtgtgtgtgtgtgtgtgtgtgtgtgtgtgtgtctgtgcctgtgcctgCACCCGTACACTGATGCATATACACCCCCAAATGCATGcgcacaaatgtgtgtgtatgtttgtgtgtgcgtgcacaaaTTTGCCTTGGGGGAAAATGGATGCTCGTCAAAAATGCATGCCATGCCATTACCAATTCGCAGGGTAGAGCAAGTGAAGTGTGGAGTTATATGTTGGACATCAGTAGACTATTACAACAACTTGTCAGTGCCTGCCAAGGACATATGGCCAGGCAGGCTGTCCAGCAATCTGCAGTATGGGATCACAACTACACACAGTTCCACCACACATCTTAATATTCTGCCTTTGTATCTTCTTCCTTTATAACTTCTGTCTGCTCTTTCCATGTTTAATGGAACCTTTACACAATTAATGCTTGTTGTCCCCTGTGCACACATGAATTTATGTAAGCACTTTACATAGCCAAATGTACCAGACATACCTACTGTTATACTGAAAGTCTAGCCAGCATAGGAATTGAATTCGAAATAGAGTTTGACTTTAAAATTGCTCTTAATGTAACTTGGACAGTCATCAATTGGAATTCAATGGCCATTTTCATACATCAGTTGCATTAGATTAAAATGGAACTGACTCACCACTTTGCCTAGAGCTGCagcactctttctctccctcgctctctgttTGAAAAAGGTGTGCCCAATTTAATTTACCAGACACATGAATGGCTAGAAGCATATAAGTGTAGAttagaggagagacagagggatgaggATATAGATGTACTGTCACATTAGGGGTTCAGTTTAGCAATGCCTTACTGTATTTCACATTGACCAGTAATTCTCTATACTCTCTTCCATACCTGCATACTTTTCTCATGCAAATATATGTTTTGTTGATCTTGGTTACGTTAAGGTACTACTACTCTGTGACCATGGTCATGCATTTTGATTCATTGTGTGCCCATCCACCAGAGTTGAATTTAAACTTATTACTTTTGTTACAGAGCATAAACAACATTTGCAATTCTCTCTCAAGGTAGGGAAATAAATAGatacacaaaaaacaaccaaacaattaaataaataaatacatctaaGATGTAAGTTACTTTAAGTACCTACTAGTCTGtctattttataattttatacCAGTTTGAAACTGTTCTGACTCTGAACAGTCTGACTCTATGAACAAGTGTTTagtgctttgtttttgtcaaactTAAAACTTTAATCTGTGCATGTAATAGAGGTGGATGGATCACACTTTCAGAGTAAAATAAGCTTTGGCATTGTTGTGCTGTTCATTAATCACAGGTTTGGTGTTGAATCAAGCAGAACACAATGGCTCACATTTATACTAGAATTTGTCTTACCTCCCCCACACCCCTCCCACACACTGGGCACACTCTGTCCTCTAGCTAAATAACATGCACgagcatgcatgtgcacacacatacacaaacacacacatgtacacacacacacacacacacacacacacacacacacacacacacacacacacacacacatacacacacacacatatacacaggcaaaacagtgaaaaagtaAACAGGACAGCAAAAGAAAGTTAGGCTGCATTTGCATACATTCTATATTCACTTCTAGTGACCCTACAACAGAAAGATAATGCAGAGTATTGTTCAGCACAGCAACAATAAGTTGGTCTCATCCATTCTAGCCTTGTGAGATACTGTGGCTTTGGCCTGTGTCCAGTCACTGTGTAATCACTGGCATCTAGTTAGTATTTTGTATATAGACCTTGCCCTCAGCCTCACTCAAATTCCAAACTATGTACCTACCTTAATTATGTGACCATGAAAGCTGAATACCATTTGCTCTTATCCATCACTTGAACAGGATCCACATCAGGATATTAGGTGGAGGTAGAACGGCTATGGATATCTCATCCCTGAATTAGTTGCTGACATGGTTTTGATCTTGGTATCTGTGATACACTGAAATATTCTAACCAAATAACCCTACCAGTTTACATTAGTCTAAAGTGCACAGCACTATTGGCTGttgattctgcatgtttgtatgaCAGGAGAAAAATCTCAATTAATGAATTTTGTAGTTGAATGAGAGAGGCCATCAATGGTAAATtagcaaattttcaaaaaaaaaaaaaaaagaaaagaaaagaaactgacaTAAAGAATTTCCAAACATCATTAACAGTAATATGTGTAGAATATGTGTGGACAATCATCAgtattctttctttctgaagCTGCGTCCCAGTGCCACGGTATACGAACTGGCAAAGAACTTCAACCTGGAGGTTTCCATGTTTGAGAGGCTGGTGAAGATGCAGTTTCCCTATGTCAGACTCAACTACCAGGTTTGTTTTACTGGAATTACCAGTTGCCTTTTATATTGGTATGAGTAATATTCTGTCAACAAAATGCTGACATTCTTGAAATAGTGTGCttaaggacaaaataaaatcatgatgcaatattttcattttttttctttgcttatgTAGCTTatgtttgattttgaaaatgtgggTGCTTGTATGTGCATTGGCTTGTGTTCTGATGTGTCTacctgtttttgtctgtgtgtgtgtgtgtgtgtgtgtgtgtgtgtgtgtgtgtgtgtgtgtgtgtgtgtgtgtgtgtgtgtgtgtgtgtgtgttgtttgtttgtaccTCTTTTCTCTGCAGCATCGTATGGCACCAGAAATTGCCCGTCTCCTGACCCCACACATCTACTCTGAGCTGGAAAACCACTCCTCTGTTATGAACTATGACAACATCAAggtgtgttttgtatttatatggTTTCCTGCTGCGTATCAATTCTCTTTGCTTTTCCTAGCAGTGCATACCTGTTTACTTTTCTGCACAGACATAAAAGCATCTGCATGTGCTCTTAGGCTTTCAGATCTATTTAGAGTCTTGGATGAAGTTTGGTCTTATAAAATGTATTATCCATTTGGTCAAAATAGTGTTTTCCAAGCTGTTTGATGAATGGTAGATGAAAAAGATTTATCCAAGTATACAAAATTGGAATTCAAgtcaatataatataatgaatATATCAATTATGTTTAACAATTTCACAACTATTGTCATGCAGGGCCTTAATACAAATTTGTTCTTTGTGGAGCACAACTACCCAGAGGAAGAGATCAAAGATGGAAGAAGCCATCAGAACCGACATGAGGCCATGTTTGTAGTTTCTCTTTGCCGTTACCTCGTCTTGCAGGACTACAAACCAGAGCAAATTACCATCCTCACAACCTATACTGGCCAGCTGCACTGCCTGCGCAAGCTTATGCCTGCCAGTCGCTTTTCAGGGGTCAAAGTACATGTGGTGGACAAGTACCAAGGAGAAGAGAATGACATTGTTCTGTTGTCCCTGGTTCGCAGCAACAAGCAGGGCAAGGTTGGTTTCTTAAACATCCCCAATCGTGTATGTGTAGCCTTGTCACGAGCCAAGAAAGGTCTCTATTGTATTGGCAACAGTGCAATGCTGGGCCAGGTAAAATTGTGGAGCAACATCTttcacacactcagagagaagGGCCAGATTGGCACGGCTCTGACCCTAAGTTGTCAGAACcatccagacagacagatcaaagTGTCCTGTGCCGAGGATTTCAACCAAGCCCCTGAGGGAGGCTGCAAACAACCCTGTGAGTTCCGTTTGGATTGTGGCCATGTTTGCACAAGTGTATGCCACCCTTATGACCCTGAGCACAAAAAGTACAAGTGTGGCAAGAAGTGTCAGAGAACTTTATGTGATCTGGGACACAAGTGCACTTTTGTGTGTCACAAACCCTGTCCTAAGGAATGTCCAGTGATGGTTGAGAAGATCATACCTAAGTGTCAACACAAACAGATGGTTCCTTGCCACAAGGACCCACAGATGTTTGTATGCCAGGAGCCCTGCCAGAAGATACTCCCATGTGGACACCAGTGTGATTCAGTTTGTGGGGCTCCATGCACTAGTATGTGCAAGGTGAAAGTCATGTTAAAACTATCCTGCGGGCACAGTCAACAAGATGCTTGCTATTACAAAGAAATGGGACAAGAACCTGACTGTCGGACCCCATGTAACCAGCAGCTAAAATGTGGCCACAGCTGTACTGGTAATTGCCACCACTGCTATCAAGGGTGCTATCATGAACCCTGTTTTCACAAGTGTGAACGTCTCCTCATTTGCTCCCACAAGTGCAGGGAACCCTGCACCCGTGATTGCCCCCCCTGTAGGATGCCATGTGAGAATCGCTGTGTCCACAGTAAGTGTACAAAGCCCTGCGGGCAGCCCTGTGCTGCTTGTGCTGAGCCCTGCGCTTGGCAGTGCCCTCACCAGAGCTGTAGTAAGCTTTGCCATGAGCCATGTGATCGTCCACCATGCAACCAACCCTGTGGGAAGATCCTGCCCTGTAACCACCCCTGCATAGGCCTGTGTGGAGAGGAATGCCCAAGTAAATGTCGTCTCTGTGATCATGATGAGATCACAGAGATTTTCTTTGGCACTGAGGATGACCCTATGGCTCACTTCATTCAACTGAGGGACTGTGGACACATCTTTGAAGTCACAGGCATGGACCACTACATGGGTATGGATGAGAATCAGCAGGGTAATGAAGAAGAGCAGGTGGCCATAAAACTGAAAGAGTGTCCCAGGTGTCGAACCCCAATCCGCAAGAACACCCGCTACGGATCCCATATCAACCGTAGTTTGGCTGCAATAGACAAGGTAAAGGAGAAGATAAATGGACCTCAGACAGATATTGCACAGAAGACAGCAGACCTTAAaaaacaatggagagaaaatgaaggcATGTCAACGGTTATGAAAGATGAATATATGCAAATCAGCAACAGATTGACAGCCTCCTATCTCACAGCAAATGACCTGTGGATCCTGGAGAACAAGATGGCTCTCCTAATGAAAGTTGAAAAGCTACTGCAGattcaaatgaaacaaatgtcTGTGATGCAAGGTATCAGTTTTCAGGAGAAAGTTGAGAGGTTCCTGAAGTGGCTTATGAACCCCCAACAAAAATTCACAGACCAGCAGGGCTCAGATTTGGAAAGGGAGCTGGTGAGACTCTCCTTCTTGGCTGAACTCAATGCCCGTTgtgaaatggcagaaaaaagaGGCCTAGGTCTCAAAGTTCACCTTGAGATACGTTTTATAAGGAAGTTTCTGGAAAAGCTTGGCCAATTCACTGAGCAAGATGAACACCTGGTGAAACAGGCCTTAAAGGATCTGGAGGACAAGCTGCCACGCACAGGCCTTGGGATCAgtgatgaagagagaaagatgatTGTCTCAGCATTTAAAATGCCACCTGGACATTGGTACAAATGTGCTAATGGCCATGTCTATCTTATAACTGAGTGTGGAGGGGCTATGGTGAGTCGACGCTGTCCCGATTGCAATGCTACTATTGGGGGGGAGAGCCATGCACTGGCCGCTGGCAACCAAGTTGCCACAGAGATGGATGGGTCACAGCACCCTGCTTGGTCTGAGGCCAACAACATCCTAAACTTTGAACAGTTGGACCTTTGATGCCCATTTTCATGTTGAGTTGCAAAATAACTTCCAGCTGAAGGCAATAATTTTCTGACAtattaatgtaaataaatgtacaaaatgcTATTCAGTAGTTTCAGTATAACAAtccatgcttgtttgtttggggGCATGGCAGGACTTGCAGCGCTCTTGCAAAATGATGGCTAGGAAATACAGAATCCCACAgcaatgaatggatgaatataTAAACAAATCACAGATTATCAATTTAAGTGTGTAAttgtgaattttttaaaaaacatttttatataggCATATCATACATCTTAGCATTAATGtagtgcagtcatttttttgtcattgtcatttcattttttcagtattattttttccccatttcataAGCATGTTATATTATCAATATCctaagtttttttgttttgttttgttttaatattgattCTGCATCCATGTTTTGTCACAGGCTGTTAAGAGTTAGTAATTGTAGGATGGTAACATGTTATACAAATCAAATGTAATagttaaaataaagattttaacCTCTGATGACTTTAAGACTCCCGTGCAAGTCTGTCAGTACCTTAACAATAGGTGGCAGTAAAACACTGCAGaagaataaatagaaaaatgatATTTCAACATGCTTGCAACTTGCTCAAATGGAATAAGAGGAATCTGAACTTAAaagtgcatttctttcttttttttattttatgcacACATAGGCACATGACAGAGAAATATTTTCAGGGAAAGCAGTGTATTCTGATAGAAGGTTGCTTAGGATATAATGGAGTTAGACTGAATTAAATGTAGATATCTAAGTCTGTGTCAGCTAGAGTGGAGAATAGAGTGCTTAGGGCCAGAAGGCAGAGTgtgggtttttattttctcactgcTTGCGTATGGGCCTTCATTGACTGATTGCACTAAGATGAGTAGAAATTACTGTGAAATCCTGGTAATCCTTGGTAATatacttgacacacacacacacatgcatgcaccacATGTGCATGTGGCATACATTAATATATAGACGCATgggcatgtgcacacacacaaccatacacCGTACAAAGGAGCAGCATCAGAAAACACCATTTATGCATCATTTACAGGATTGCTGTTGTGAAGTATTAGCTGCATGCTGCGAcatgtccttctctctctcactgaaagcataaaattctctctctctctctctctctctccctctctctctctctctctctctctctccctctctctctctctccctctctcaccaaAACGTTAATCATAGGTGCCTCCGACAAAATCTCTCACAGCAGTGAAAACAAGGCCCCAAACCTGAAAATGGCTACAATTCCTCTTTCATAAATGCAGGACTCCCATTTGCTGACTTtcattttggcattttgcaACAGCTTGCATCACTTTATTACATGATGAATGTCTCCCTGTCACAAAACCAGCTCCAATGCAAACTGTActctctgcagaaaaaaaggaacaacaaaaatatactgTCAAGACAAGTGGTAAAAATGAGCAAACTTTAAACGGATGCCACTCTGTCAGTATTTATAGGGTTCAGGTATCAGGCTGAGAGTTGGACTAAAGGAGGCACTGCAGAAAAATGGTAATATCCTACAGGGCACACCATCTCATTTATCATGTCAGGTGGCCTTAAAGGATGTTATTGTCAGAGTTTCAGCAAGTCTGGGCCAGCACTAAAACCTACAAAGTTGTTCTCTTCCACTGTACACTATGTGGTTTGATCACTGTCTGTAGCAGAACTGATGTGACtgagaggggtgggggaggtggaaacagcaaagttgAAACAAGGAGGAGCTGACACATCAAGCACTGAGctgtgaagagaagagaaatacTGCAGGGAACGTGAAAGGTAACATCTTAAAAGGAAAATTCTCCttaaaacaaaattcacatAAGCTGCTCCTCTGATCTCAGACAGTACAATCAATATTTGTGAACTTGAACAACTCTCCACGAAAAGCAGCAACCAGAAGACTGAGACCCTGTGATGTCAACAAGAATAACTTTTTGGACTGGAAAATTGCCATTGCTGCGACACTGTTTTACTTTTCAGCCAGTGTAGATGTGTAACAAACTTTTTCTGGCAGCAAACTATAAGTCCTCTCATTACTGTAAATGAAACAAGTCCACATCACTTAATGATCATAGCCTAGAGTGTTgttcctcttgttttctctttgagagtgttttatgttaacaaatattaaataagaaaacttggaaaaatacatgcacactaaTTTTTCACTTCAGATAAGCTAAAATAAGCAATGGAAGTGACAAATATTACTTGCCTGCTTACGAGATCTTACAGTAAATAAAGAACTCAGCAAAAATGCCACTTTGTTGAGTGCTGGTTTAAGAGTCATAGGGCAATTTAGGATTGAATGACACAGCTCTACCAAACAAAGaccattaaccctataaagccatttgtatcatatatgatgcacGCTATCAAATACcacattccgttttcagtttaatcaatacttgaccaaaatgctgttgtatacctattttttgaaaaatctttttttttttttttttttttttacattttgttataggactaaataaagggttcagtttcaaaaaattggaattttctgccaattctttcatagttcaggttttcacacaaataaatattaaatggtTGAAttgagagaggatgaggatgatatTACTGGAAATATTTGTCAcccagtgatgtgtgtgtatgtttgagggGATATATATGATGGCTGGTACTGGTGGTTACGCTGTTGGGAATAatttcagaggcttttacaTTGACTTGGAAAGACACTAGGCTTCAGCATGTTGTGATTGGTGCTCTGGGCTCTGTGGGGGTGTTTTCCCACCTGTCTCCTTACAGCTTATTAGAGAGGGGCGGGGCAGGTGTGCCATGTTCATGGACACTGTGACAGAGCAGTGCAGAGATGTTGGgtgacatttaatttatttgcatGGACATCTGAGTTGTTTTGGTTGCGGTGTATTTAGTTAACTGATTATTTTGGCTCACCCCTATGAGATCCCCTGTAACTCCTCTTTCTATCTCTGAACCAGACAGGTGCAGTGTGCCCCATTTGTAATAGATAATGCCACATACCTCAGAAAACTCCACAAGCATCTTGGACACAGAACTTACCAATGTGGCCCATTTACCCCTCTCCCAGCTGGCAACCATCTAGCAAGGACAATTCACACTCCCAGAGATggcaacacatgcacacacacacacacacagaactcaTGCAAGGCCCTCTGCTGTGAACATATCTCAAATGAGCAGACACCAAAGAATTACTTCCTGGGAATCAGAAAGCAGTAATTCTTCCACACAGACTTTGCGTGTTGCATAATACTGGAGTGTAAGAATGTCACAGCAATCCTACTACACTGGATAAAGTGATAAAATaggtttgtgatatttaaaagGCCCCAAAACAATAACTTTGATTGATCTGGAAGTTAAAAGTGACATGTGTGGTGCTGAACTGATCAAACTGAGACCACGCTAATAACACAGAAATtataaaatagatatttttgTTGTGAGACAATTGGATTTCAGATTCGGGGTCTTAGCTTTTATGGGTACTGGCCAGAAACTGAGGAGGGTGCACAAGCCTGCTCCCAGAATATCATGACCCTGTGTGACTGGCCAAGACGTCCGGTCCACTGTGGCGCACAACTCTCCTCAAAGGGGGTTACAATCCACCTGAATCCACTAAATCCAGCTCCTCCAAAGGCTCCTCAGTGTCCAGAGCTGACTGCAGCTAACTGTCTCCCACCTTCCACACTTCCAACTTGAGACTCCATCGAGACATCTCCCCAGGAAAGTATTCCTCCAGCCTCTATCAATTTGCTTAAGCTCCTGGTGCTTCCTTTAACTTCCTTTATCAGTTGGCTTATACCCATCCTCAAGATTCATAATTTTGTACACTCTTAAGAGTGCTGGGTTATTTCTATAACCACATTGCTGGGTTGATTTCGCTGGGttcgtgacatgaaaaaaaagccaCCCAAAAAAACGAAACTCCTACATTCCAAGTGAATTTTTGGGAACCCCTGCTATACAGCCTggataaaattacattttattcagcTTTAACATGAGAATATCAAGGTAGCTAAGGTTACAATAAACAAGTGTCAAGTCATTGCACTGTTAAATTCTAATCTACTTAATCTTATTTCATTCTAGTCATGTGATGGTTGCACTATGGACAAGTTTGTCTCAGAGACCCTGACTGCATGGCAACTGGAGAACTTGATCGAGACATTTAGAGgtaaattattatcattattattagtattattattattattgttattatgacaGGTTATATTGCAAGTAACTACGGTCTAATTTACAGGTGGGAACCAACATGGTGGAGTACCTACAAACGGCAGAGACTCAACCGTTCCCACACGTTTTGTGTCTTGGAGATGAAACGACAACGAGCCAGGCCTTCACCATTGTCTCACAGAGCGCCATTGAAGCGGACACTTTGCTGGGTGCAGTAGACCTTTGTTTTCaggctttctttgtttttttctttgtttttgaccTGAATTACACAAAGCAGTGACATGTTTAAATAACTTATTGTCATTGTGATCCAgtatgcttgttttgtttgtgtcaagCTCTTTTACGGTTTGTCTCCATCACGTTGGGATGGTGAAATAGAGGATATTTGGCAAGAAGCAATGAAATGCAGTGATATAGttgatgtgttaaaaaataCTTGCATGgtt encodes the following:
- the znfx1 gene encoding NFX1-type zinc finger-containing protein 1, coding for MERLTLRAGRRQPNQDNDTGRNENANRGRRGGRGRGAQGNRVENRGNDSVAECQGVGEGRRWPQSNGRGQGQREDIDGGEGTGGRGRGRGRGRGKGAGGVDPGGDGGRRGGRGGGRGGRGRGEGAERGRGAIRGRGGRNGEQGIPERGGVRGGRGAERRGGQHMERFGGRGAERRDGSAGELNTGRSNSTGGGGHRLGYKALEELSGKDPSEVAITLSTNPALPGLLDERAMRQDLVQLLCLTLSNAFKSQRDRGTLQHLASIIKDSGFLRTILPHYLVGMGSEFRPDRREQYPQHLDNILALLSNVLNIFPASSVQAVSMLVTLLQASINILRALGVGIEPQTEEKVENLQGLINHLQERSREGTLRSDKDKYALLPTGGDNPDGEHQQNFRNLPIYPTPEELHQDQKPILRPNLISQRYTNTHIYLDTHFRLLREDFVQPLREGIQQLLSSHLNMGRNDTPLKRKRFDDIRVYFDTRLMVPQCTNAGLAYTVQFDSKPLEFVRWQNSKRLLYGSLVCLSCDNFESTLFATVSDRDPNDLQRGQVQIIFSEESRVKLARIEKDQSFLMVETTAYFEAYRYVLEGLQEHDEADVPFQRYIVECSPDVRPPAYLARGDTCDLSSIADPEYKHSIKPFHSLKPEAWPRMEELGLDESQMRALQMALTKELAIIQGPPGTGKTYVGLKIAQALLTNEHLWSNGTPVLVVCYTNHALDQFLEGIHRFLPRGIVRVGGRSNSDILKRFTLRELTQSHGFRRSLPGHLRFACSEIYKRLREVETEIESHGKRLECSLKGVLRETFLQKFISEMHWISLHSPPSLDDLMTFAKKKSSVMMEWLALDCVFQQRETEDANPDEDMGADEPMEVEEEDLLEIAEEADLIQAERMIEDNYHHRDEERKRDMRKAIREVEELMLAMNLEKTVIQAEQSNEEFQMQRVQKKRMKKKIRKELSQSSAMTETEERTILDVWTLNLQDRWRLYRLWVTRFRVELRTKALESERAYQNAVDRLADVRRRESLCLLKEAKVIGMTTTGAAKYRKALQEVQPRLVIVEEAAEVLEAHTITTLSHACQHLILIGDHQQLRPSATVYELAKNFNLEVSMFERLVKMQFPYVRLNYQHRMAPEIARLLTPHIYSELENHSSVMNYDNIKGLNTNLFFVEHNYPEEEIKDGRSHQNRHEAMFVVSLCRYLVLQDYKPEQITILTTYTGQLHCLRKLMPASRFSGVKVHVVDKYQGEENDIVLLSLVRSNKQGKVGFLNIPNRVCVALSRAKKGLYCIGNSAMLGQVKLWSNIFHTLREKGQIGTALTLSCQNHPDRQIKVSCAEDFNQAPEGGCKQPCEFRLDCGHVCTSVCHPYDPEHKKYKCGKKCQRTLCDLGHKCTFVCHKPCPKECPVMVEKIIPKCQHKQMVPCHKDPQMFVCQEPCQKILPCGHQCDSVCGAPCTSMCKVKVMLKLSCGHSQQDACYYKEMGQEPDCRTPCNQQLKCGHSCTGNCHHCYQGCYHEPCFHKCERLLICSHKCREPCTRDCPPCRMPCENRCVHSKCTKPCGQPCAACAEPCAWQCPHQSCSKLCHEPCDRPPCNQPCGKILPCNHPCIGLCGEECPSKCRLCDHDEITEIFFGTEDDPMAHFIQLRDCGHIFEVTGMDHYMGMDENQQGNEEEQVAIKLKECPRCRTPIRKNTRYGSHINRSLAAIDKVKEKINGPQTDIAQKTADLKKQWRENEGMSTVMKDEYMQISNRLTASYLTANDLWILENKMALLMKVEKLLQIQMKQMSVMQGISFQEKVERFLKWLMNPQQKFTDQQGSDLERELVRLSFLAELNARCEMAEKRGLGLKVHLEIRFIRKFLEKLGQFTEQDEHLVKQALKDLEDKLPRTGLGISDEERKMIVSAFKMPPGHWYKCANGHVYLITECGGAMVSRRCPDCNATIGGESHALAAGNQVATEMDGSQHPAWSEANNILNFEQLDL